A stretch of the Pseudanabaena sp. BC1403 genome encodes the following:
- the dnaK gene encoding molecular chaperone DnaK: MSKVIGIDLGTTNSCVSVLEGGKPVVISSAEGGRTTPSIVAFVKDSSERIVGQVAKRQSVTNSVNTVYSIKRFIGRSWDETEQERSRVPYTAVKGKDNTVDVQIGDRAYTPQEISAMILQKLKQDAENYLGEEVTQAVITVPAYFTDTQRQATKDAGAISGMEVLRIVNEPTAAALAYGLDKQDQDQIVLVFDLGGGTFDVSVLQLGDGIFEVKATSGNNHLGGDDFDAMIVDWLVADFKQKEGIDLAADKTALQRLKEAAEKAKIELSSAPSTLISLPFIASDATGPKTIELDFTRSKFDEITASLVKSTLEPTAQALKDAGLLPKEINRIILVGGSTRIPSVQDAISRFFDGKKPDQSVNPDEAVAIGAAVQAGILGGEVKDLLLLDVIPLSIGLETQGGVFTKNLERNTTIPTSKSQIFSTAVDNQSAVEIHVLQGERAMVKDNKSLGKFELEGIRPAPRGIPQIEVSFDIDANGILKVSARDIDTGVEQSISITNTGGLSPSEIERMRMEAEVYSEEDEARRELANMRNQASNLIRTVEEILRDNGPSVITTSLREPTLKNMEALKNLYEAEEATYEDLQTAIKPLQQSLFEVTQTVEKYSQVERVKQKPSDSLE; encoded by the coding sequence ATGTCGAAAGTAATTGGGATCGACCTTGGTACGACAAACAGTTGTGTTTCTGTTTTAGAGGGTGGTAAGCCTGTTGTCATCTCTAGTGCAGAGGGAGGGCGAACCACACCTAGTATTGTCGCTTTTGTCAAAGACAGCAGCGAGCGGATTGTTGGGCAGGTTGCTAAGCGCCAATCTGTTACCAACTCAGTAAATACGGTTTACAGTATTAAGCGGTTTATTGGTCGTAGCTGGGATGAGACTGAGCAGGAGCGTAGTCGCGTTCCTTATACTGCGGTCAAGGGTAAAGATAATACCGTAGATGTCCAGATTGGCGATCGCGCTTATACTCCCCAAGAAATTTCGGCGATGATCTTGCAAAAACTGAAGCAAGATGCCGAGAACTATCTAGGTGAAGAAGTGACTCAAGCGGTTATTACCGTACCCGCTTATTTCACTGATACTCAGCGCCAAGCAACAAAAGACGCTGGGGCTATTTCGGGCATGGAGGTTCTGCGGATTGTCAATGAACCTACAGCAGCGGCTCTCGCCTATGGTTTGGACAAGCAAGATCAAGATCAGATTGTTCTAGTGTTTGACCTTGGCGGTGGAACGTTTGATGTATCTGTTTTACAGCTTGGCGATGGTATTTTTGAAGTTAAGGCAACCTCAGGAAATAATCACCTTGGTGGTGATGACTTTGACGCGATGATTGTGGATTGGCTAGTTGCTGACTTTAAACAAAAAGAAGGAATTGACTTAGCCGCTGACAAAACCGCTTTGCAGCGACTCAAAGAAGCTGCTGAAAAAGCCAAAATTGAGCTTTCTAGTGCCCCTTCAACCTTAATTAGCTTGCCATTTATTGCATCTGATGCCACTGGCCCAAAGACCATTGAGCTAGACTTTACCCGTTCCAAATTTGATGAGATTACAGCATCTTTAGTCAAATCAACTCTTGAGCCAACAGCTCAAGCTCTTAAAGATGCAGGGTTATTACCGAAAGAAATTAATCGAATTATTTTAGTTGGTGGCTCCACCCGTATTCCTTCTGTACAAGATGCGATCTCCAGATTTTTTGATGGTAAAAAACCAGACCAATCGGTTAATCCAGATGAAGCTGTAGCGATCGGCGCTGCTGTCCAAGCGGGGATCTTAGGTGGCGAGGTTAAGGATCTCTTATTGCTAGACGTAATTCCTCTTTCAATCGGACTAGAAACTCAAGGAGGTGTATTTACTAAAAACCTAGAACGCAACACCACAATTCCTACTAGCAAGTCCCAAATTTTCTCCACCGCCGTTGACAATCAATCGGCTGTAGAAATCCATGTCCTCCAAGGTGAACGGGCGATGGTAAAGGACAATAAGAGCCTCGGCAAATTTGAGCTAGAGGGTATTCGTCCCGCACCTCGCGGTATTCCGCAGATCGAGGTTTCCTTTGATATTGATGCTAACGGTATTCTCAAGGTGTCAGCGCGAGATATTGATACTGGGGTTGAGCAAAGTATTAGCATCACTAATACGGGTGGATTGAGCCCTAGTGAAATTGAGAGAATGCGGATGGAAGCTGAAGTCTATTCTGAAGAAGATGAGGCTCGCCGTGAATTAGCGAATATGCGGAACCAAGCATCTAACTTGATTCGCACAGTTGAAGAAATCCTCAGAGACAATGGCCCTTCGGTCATCACTACAAGTTTGCGCGAACCTACGCTAAAAAACATGGAAGCTCTCAAGAATTTATATGAAGCTGAAGAAGCCACCTATGAAGACTTACAAACTGCAATTAAACCGTTACAGCAATCCCTATTTGAAGTAACTCAAACAGTTGAGAAATACTCCCAAGTTGAGCGGGTCAAGCAGAAACCGAGCGACAGCTTAGAATAA
- the accD gene encoding acetyl-CoA carboxylase, carboxyltransferase subunit beta: MSLFDWFAETRSRAGEAYHRKTPNLNQNSQEREIPDGLWHKCSSCGALTYVKDLKINLMVCPECGHHNQVNAYERIAQLIDSGTWQEMDPDLTSCDPLGFKDRKPYIDRIKEYKQKTGLSDGVITGTGKIDGCDAAMAVMDFRFMGGSMGSVVGEKITRMLETATAKRFPALIFCASGGARMQEGILSLMQMAKTSAALERHRQANLLYIPVLTNPTTGGVTASFAMLGDIILAEPKALIGFTGRRVIEQTLKQKIPDGFQSSEYLLDHGFVDAVVPRTKLKQSLAMILKMHQPQELIANNQNLNGATQSVTHAMSDSSLSL, from the coding sequence ATGTCACTGTTTGATTGGTTTGCTGAAACCCGCTCCCGCGCAGGTGAAGCTTATCACCGCAAAACTCCTAATCTGAATCAAAACTCTCAAGAACGTGAAATTCCTGACGGTTTGTGGCACAAATGTTCTAGTTGTGGTGCTTTAACCTATGTAAAGGATCTAAAAATCAATTTGATGGTTTGCCCAGAATGTGGTCATCACAATCAGGTTAATGCTTATGAGCGTATAGCTCAGTTGATTGATTCTGGTACATGGCAGGAAATGGATCCAGATTTAACTTCTTGTGATCCACTAGGTTTTAAAGATCGTAAGCCTTATATAGATCGCATCAAAGAATATAAGCAAAAAACTGGTTTAAGTGATGGGGTGATCACTGGAACTGGCAAGATAGATGGATGTGATGCTGCAATGGCAGTAATGGATTTTCGCTTTATGGGCGGCAGTATGGGATCGGTAGTAGGTGAAAAAATCACCCGTATGCTAGAAACTGCTACTGCAAAACGCTTTCCTGCTTTGATATTTTGTGCTTCGGGTGGAGCACGGATGCAAGAGGGGATTTTGAGCTTAATGCAGATGGCGAAGACTTCGGCAGCTCTGGAGCGTCATCGACAAGCTAATTTGCTTTATATCCCCGTTTTGACAAATCCCACTACGGGCGGCGTGACTGCGAGTTTTGCCATGCTCGGCGATATTATTTTGGCGGAGCCCAAAGCTTTGATCGGGTTTACAGGTCGGCGCGTAATTGAGCAGACTCTCAAGCAAAAAATTCCCGATGGCTTCCAGTCATCAGAATATTTGCTCGATCATGGATTTGTAGATGCGGTTGTGCCAAGAACAAAGCTGAAACAAAGTTTGGCGATGATTTTGAAAATGCATCAGCCGCAAGAGTTAATTGCTAATAATCAAAATCTTAATGGTGCTACTCAGTCTGTAACCCATGCTATGTCTGATAGTTCGCTAAGCTTATGA
- the nagA gene encoding N-acetylglucosamine-6-phosphate deacetylase, whose translation MTGLRRIICSTQGAIDLQINGALGIPFNDLNCDRAANLPEICQFLYQQGLDGFLPTLVTTSIEQTHRSLFFLAEAIANQKQNPNSLEAKILGIHLEGPFLHPDKRGAHPQQHLLPLNLNTLQQVLGHYTKFIKLVTLAPELDPTGETIKYLCDRNIIVSLGHSTANAEQTRVVIEQGATMVTHAFNAMPSLHHRDVGLLGEAILSDRVWCGLIADGVHVSPEMIKLIYRMKKQIFLVSDALAPLGLPDGTYPWDDRQITIQNGTARLPDGTLSGTTLPLINAVNNLIEWGVCEPENAIKLAIDSPRLAINLEIDQDAPQRLTWCSYSFSCAMAPMAPEFMTPDFKDVHTSFGCEVN comes from the coding sequence ATGACAGGTTTACGCAGAATCATCTGTTCTACTCAAGGAGCGATCGATCTCCAAATTAATGGAGCATTAGGAATTCCTTTTAACGATCTAAATTGCGATCGCGCAGCTAATTTACCTGAGATTTGCCAGTTTTTATATCAACAAGGGCTAGACGGATTCTTGCCTACACTTGTTACTACATCTATCGAGCAAACACATCGATCGCTATTTTTTCTAGCTGAAGCGATCGCCAATCAAAAGCAAAATCCTAATTCTCTCGAAGCCAAAATTTTAGGCATACATCTTGAAGGGCCATTTCTTCATCCTGACAAAAGGGGCGCACATCCTCAGCAACATTTATTACCGCTTAATCTCAATACCTTGCAGCAGGTATTAGGTCATTACACCAAATTTATTAAGCTTGTCACCCTCGCGCCCGAACTCGATCCCACGGGCGAAACCATTAAATATTTATGCGATCGCAATATCATCGTCAGTTTAGGACACTCTACAGCCAATGCTGAGCAAACGAGAGTGGTGATCGAGCAAGGCGCAACAATGGTCACTCATGCCTTTAATGCCATGCCAAGTTTGCATCATCGTGATGTTGGTTTATTAGGCGAAGCAATTTTAAGCGATCGGGTTTGGTGCGGGTTAATCGCAGATGGAGTTCATGTTTCGCCCGAAATGATCAAACTAATCTATAGGATGAAAAAACAAATTTTTCTGGTTAGTGATGCCCTTGCGCCCCTTGGTTTGCCCGATGGTACTTATCCTTGGGACGATCGCCAGATAACGATTCAAAATGGTACAGCCAGATTACCCGACGGCACGCTCTCAGGTACAACACTGCCCTTAATCAACGCAGTCAATAATCTGATCGAGTGGGGAGTTTGTGAGCCAGAAAATGCTATTAAATTAGCGATCGACTCTCCACGCCTTGCCATAAATCTTGAAATCGATCAAGATGCGCCTCAAAGGCTCACTTGGTGTAGCTACTCGTTCTCTTGCGCTATGGCTCCTATGGCTCCCGAATTTATGACCCCTGACTTTAAAGATGTCCATACTTCGTTCGGTTGTGAAGTTAACTAA
- a CDS encoding GNAT family N-acetyltransferase yields the protein MEIQNERPEDIDAIRTVNIAAFGRENEANLVDQLREIDNTLSFVAIESEQIVGHIFFSPVTIDEKRSEELMILGLAPLAVLPQYQRRGIGSLLIKHSLEKCSDLGCKAVVVLGYPEYYSRFGFISAKEKGLKCEYLVPDDVFMVLELKNSALDGCRGIVKYRFEFQECE from the coding sequence ATGGAAATTCAAAACGAACGTCCAGAAGATATAGATGCAATTCGTACGGTTAATATCGCAGCCTTTGGACGAGAGAATGAGGCTAACTTAGTCGATCAGTTAAGGGAAATTGACAATACACTTTCTTTTGTTGCTATAGAATCAGAACAAATTGTTGGTCATATTTTCTTTAGTCCCGTTACGATCGACGAAAAACGCTCTGAAGAATTAATGATTCTTGGATTAGCACCATTAGCAGTATTGCCTCAATATCAACGGCGGGGAATTGGATCTCTATTGATTAAACATAGTTTAGAGAAATGCTCTGATTTAGGATGCAAAGCTGTGGTGGTGTTGGGATATCCAGAATACTATTCACGTTTCGGATTTATTTCCGCAAAAGAAAAGGGACTAAAGTGTGAGTACCTAGTTCCAGATGATGTATTTATGGTCTTAGAATTGAAAAATAGCGCTTTGGATGGTTGTCGTGGAATCGTCAAATACCGATTCGAGTTCCAAGAATGCGAATAG
- the grpE gene encoding nucleotide exchange factor GrpE — MIEEENNLISDDLIDEDDEVLESRLQQLATEELNQIANPETSIPEGSQGSATTTSESKPEVSKANAAAAATLDKINGLIAESTSLREQLDDRKQQYLRLYADFENFRKRTERDKEEQEGTITGKILKKILPVVDDFERAQLQISPKTDGEASIHKSYQSVYKQLLKCLKETGVVRMECVGQDFDPNFHEAIMQEPSTEYGEGIITEELRPGYLVSDDRVLRHSLVKVSSGKIDGDDSASSENATENSSGESN, encoded by the coding sequence ATGATCGAAGAAGAAAACAACCTAATTTCTGACGACCTCATCGACGAAGATGATGAGGTACTTGAGTCTCGGCTGCAACAACTTGCAACCGAAGAATTAAATCAAATCGCAAACCCAGAAACATCTATCCCAGAAGGCTCTCAAGGATCTGCGACTACAACTAGCGAATCAAAACCTGAAGTAAGTAAAGCAAACGCCGCCGCCGCCGCAACGCTAGACAAAATTAATGGTTTGATCGCTGAGTCAACATCACTTAGAGAGCAGCTAGACGATCGCAAACAGCAATACTTACGGCTGTATGCCGACTTTGAGAATTTTCGCAAACGTACAGAGCGCGATAAAGAAGAGCAAGAAGGCACAATTACAGGCAAGATTCTCAAAAAAATCTTGCCTGTAGTTGACGATTTTGAACGGGCGCAGTTACAAATTTCACCAAAAACAGATGGTGAAGCGTCAATTCACAAAAGTTATCAATCGGTATACAAACAGTTACTCAAATGCCTCAAAGAGACAGGTGTAGTAAGAATGGAATGCGTCGGTCAAGACTTTGACCCTAATTTTCATGAAGCAATTATGCAAGAACCCTCGACTGAATATGGCGAAGGCATAATCACTGAGGAATTACGCCCAGGATATTTAGTCAGCGACGATCGAGTTTTACGTCATTCTCTGGTTAAAGTATCATCTGGGAAAATCGATGGCGATGATAGTGCATCTTCTGAAAATGCTACCGAAAATAGCTCTGGAGAATCCAACTAA